In Amycolatopsis solani, a single window of DNA contains:
- a CDS encoding ABC transporter substrate-binding protein: MKQIRRRLAHAVTLVLMVVLAGCGPATPERITLTLATFGQFGYEDLIPGYEFTHPGLTVRQVRTEQGGPYHQDLLAKLQSGQDLADIQAVEEGHLSDVLAQAGKFTDLAKAGPADVRPGRWLEWKYEAGRSKDGKLIGYGTDIGPLAMCYRKDLLETAGLPTDPGSVKTMFASWDSYFEAGARYVKRSKGKAWFDSAAQNFNAMVNQLPVGYLDRDDRSTLETNAALHDAWNQVTTAVKQGQSAGLTAFADDGNNGLRQGAFATKVCPSWMLGVIEQQAGLGNAGKWAITDAFPNGGGNWGGSYLTVPAKSAHPKEAAALAAWLTAPEQQLHAFRVSGNFPSQVDAFTSPDLLSEMNGYFGGALSGQVFVAQAQKVGKPQYKGPGDGKIQETVVAPALKSVEQGADPAAVWQQVLIGVHQLVK; this comes from the coding sequence ATGAAGCAGATTCGAAGACGGCTGGCCCACGCCGTCACGCTGGTCCTGATGGTCGTGCTCGCCGGCTGCGGGCCGGCCACGCCCGAGCGGATCACGCTGACGCTGGCGACGTTCGGGCAGTTCGGCTACGAGGACCTGATCCCCGGCTACGAATTCACCCACCCCGGCCTCACCGTGCGGCAGGTCCGCACCGAGCAGGGCGGGCCCTACCACCAGGACCTGCTGGCCAAGCTGCAGAGCGGCCAGGACCTCGCGGACATCCAGGCCGTCGAGGAAGGCCACCTCTCCGACGTGCTCGCGCAGGCGGGCAAGTTCACCGACCTGGCGAAGGCCGGGCCCGCCGACGTCCGGCCCGGCCGGTGGCTGGAGTGGAAGTACGAAGCGGGCCGCAGCAAGGACGGCAAGCTCATCGGCTACGGCACCGACATCGGCCCGCTCGCCATGTGCTACCGCAAGGACCTGCTCGAAACCGCGGGCCTGCCCACCGATCCGGGCTCGGTGAAGACGATGTTCGCGTCCTGGGACAGCTACTTCGAAGCGGGCGCGCGGTACGTCAAGCGCTCGAAGGGCAAGGCGTGGTTCGACTCCGCGGCGCAGAACTTCAACGCCATGGTCAACCAGCTCCCGGTCGGCTACCTGGACCGCGACGACCGGTCGACGCTGGAGACCAACGCCGCCCTGCACGACGCCTGGAACCAGGTCACCACGGCGGTGAAGCAGGGCCAGTCGGCGGGGCTCACGGCGTTCGCCGACGACGGCAACAACGGCCTGCGCCAGGGCGCGTTCGCGACGAAGGTCTGCCCGTCCTGGATGCTGGGCGTCATCGAACAGCAGGCCGGGCTGGGCAACGCGGGCAAGTGGGCGATCACCGACGCCTTCCCCAACGGCGGCGGCAACTGGGGCGGCTCGTACCTGACCGTCCCCGCCAAGAGCGCGCACCCGAAGGAGGCCGCCGCGCTCGCCGCCTGGCTGACCGCGCCCGAGCAGCAGCTGCACGCGTTCCGGGTGAGCGGCAACTTCCCCAGCCAGGTCGACGCCTTCACCTCCCCCGACCTGCTCAGCGAGATGAACGGCTACTTCGGCGGCGCGCTGAGCGGGCAGGTTTTCGTCGCACAGGCGCAGAAGGTCGGCAAACCGCAGTACAAGGGCCCGGGCGACGGCAAGATCCAGGAGACGGTGGTGGCGCCGGCGCTCAAGTCGGTGGAGCAGGGCGCCGACCCGGCCGCGGTCTGGCAGCAGGTGCTGATCGGGGTGCACCAGCTCGTGAAGTGA
- a CDS encoding LacI family DNA-binding transcriptional regulator: MKRPTITDIAREAGVSKGAVSYALNGRPGVSEATRERITEIARRLGWSPSSSARALAGGRTGAIGLVLDHAPDVLGVEPFLVALLEGVERELGPVSLLLPVHGAGPRKVDGLLLAGPRCALTAPGVPAVLLGGPPGPPGVPSVWVDDAAAAGEVLGYLAALGHRRVVRIAGPAVFADPRARAAAFTAAAGRLGFVETATVDAGTAEAGAGVAHRLLSVPRPPTALVCDTDVLAVAALVAARELGLAVPGDVSVVSWDDSPLCRLVRPALSAVRRPLAELGALAAALLRDLLVGETATDVCAPRPTLVTRGSTGPVRA, translated from the coding sequence GTGAAGCGGCCGACGATCACTGACATCGCGCGGGAAGCGGGGGTGTCGAAGGGTGCGGTTTCCTACGCGCTCAACGGCCGCCCGGGCGTCTCCGAAGCGACGCGGGAGCGGATCACGGAGATCGCCCGTCGCCTCGGCTGGTCCCCGAGCAGCTCGGCGCGGGCGCTGGCCGGCGGCCGGACGGGGGCGATCGGCCTGGTCCTCGACCACGCCCCGGACGTGCTCGGCGTCGAGCCGTTCCTGGTCGCGCTGCTGGAGGGGGTCGAGCGCGAGCTGGGTCCGGTGTCGTTGCTGCTGCCCGTCCACGGCGCGGGCCCCCGCAAGGTGGACGGGCTGCTGCTGGCCGGGCCGCGGTGCGCGTTGACGGCGCCCGGCGTACCGGCGGTCCTGCTGGGCGGCCCACCCGGACCGCCGGGCGTCCCGTCGGTGTGGGTGGACGACGCGGCGGCGGCGGGCGAGGTGCTCGGCTACCTGGCCGCGCTCGGGCACCGCCGGGTGGTCCGGATCGCGGGGCCGGCGGTGTTCGCCGACCCACGGGCCCGCGCGGCCGCGTTCACCGCGGCGGCCGGCCGGCTGGGTTTCGTGGAGACGGCCACGGTCGACGCGGGCACGGCGGAAGCGGGCGCCGGGGTGGCCCACCGCCTGCTGTCGGTTCCCCGGCCACCGACGGCGCTGGTGTGCGACACGGACGTGCTGGCGGTGGCCGCACTGGTGGCGGCCCGCGAGCTGGGACTGGCGGTCCCGGGCGACGTTTCGGTGGTGTCGTGGGACGACTCGCCGCTGTGCCGGCTGGTCCGCCCGGCCCTGTCGGCGGTCCGGCGCCCGTTGGCCGAGCTGGGCGCCCTGGCGGCGGCGCTGCTGCGAGACCTGCTGGTGGGTGAGACGGCGACCGACGTGTGCGCCCCGCGGCCGACGCTGGTGACGCGGGGGAGTACCGGCCCCGTGCGGGCGTGA
- a CDS encoding lytic polysaccharide monooxygenase auxiliary activity family 9 protein, translating to MTRRRSTILAAVTVLLASLTAILLNTGTAEAHGAMMKPGSRTFLCWQDGLSSTGQIIPQNPACSAAVNTSGANSLYNWFAVLRSDGAGRTRGFIPDGKLCSGGNAGYAGFDQVGNWPLTHLTSGAKFDFSYNAWAAHPGWFYTYVTKDGWNPNQPLTWDSLEDQPFLTIDHPPVTGQVGTVEGQYQWSGALPSNKTGRHIIYSVWKRSDSAETFYGCSDVTFDGGHGEVTGVKDPGNTPTTTPTTTPTTTTTTPPGSCMAMYEITNAWSGGYQATVTVMNHGTTAYNGWQTGWTLPSGQTIGSVWNGTVSQSGSAVTVRNADWNGRIAPDGQTTFGLVVNSPGSNPAQPSPSCQGS from the coding sequence GTGACCAGGAGACGAAGTACCATCCTCGCCGCCGTCACCGTGCTGCTGGCGAGCCTGACCGCCATTCTCCTCAACACCGGCACGGCCGAGGCGCACGGCGCCATGATGAAACCGGGCAGCCGGACCTTCCTGTGCTGGCAGGACGGGCTCAGCTCGACCGGGCAGATCATCCCCCAGAACCCGGCCTGCTCGGCCGCGGTGAACACCAGCGGCGCCAACTCGCTGTACAACTGGTTCGCCGTGCTGCGCTCCGACGGCGCCGGGCGCACGCGCGGCTTCATCCCGGACGGCAAGCTCTGTTCCGGCGGCAACGCGGGCTACGCCGGCTTCGACCAGGTCGGCAACTGGCCCCTGACCCACCTGACGTCCGGCGCGAAGTTCGACTTCTCCTACAACGCGTGGGCCGCGCACCCGGGCTGGTTCTACACCTACGTCACGAAGGACGGCTGGAACCCGAACCAGCCGCTGACCTGGGACTCCCTGGAGGATCAGCCGTTCCTGACGATCGACCACCCCCCGGTGACCGGCCAGGTGGGCACGGTCGAGGGCCAGTACCAGTGGTCCGGCGCGCTGCCGTCGAACAAGACCGGCCGGCACATCATCTATTCGGTGTGGAAGCGCTCCGACAGCGCGGAGACGTTCTACGGCTGCTCGGACGTGACCTTCGACGGCGGCCACGGCGAAGTCACCGGGGTGAAGGACCCGGGCAACACTCCGACAACGACGCCGACGACAACCCCGACGACCACGACCACGACGCCGCCGGGCTCGTGCATGGCGATGTACGAGATCACCAACGCGTGGAGCGGCGGCTACCAGGCGACGGTGACGGTGATGAACCACGGCACGACCGCGTACAACGGCTGGCAAACCGGGTGGACGCTGCCTTCGGGCCAGACGATCGGCAGCGTCTGGAACGGGACGGTGAGTCAGTCCGGGTCGGCGGTGACGGTCCGCAACGCCGACTGGAACGGCCGGATCGCCCCGGACGGGCAGACGACGTTCGGTCTGGTGGTCAACTCGCCGGGGAGCAACCCGGCGCAGCCTTCCCCGTCCTGCCAAGGAAGCTGA
- a CDS encoding AGE family epimerase/isomerase yields the protein MESPSPVPAWVRAEPLRLLGFAARAAHPGGGFAWLDDTGRPVLDRPVETWITCRMTHVFALAQLQGAPAEAQVAHGVEALTGVLRDPDHGGWYATTTLSEKRAYEHAFVVLAASSAAAAGAAGAEKLLAEALDVVERRFWEPGPGRVADVWDRGWTRLEDYRGANANMHTVEAFLAAADVTGDRVWAGRALSIVDHLVHGEARAHGWLLPEHYDADWRVRLEFNRAEPAHPFRPFGATIGHLFEWARLAVHLKRALGADAPDWLVPDAAALFETATRTGWAVDGHPGFVYTTDFAGTPVVRTRLHWVVAEAIAAAWTLHQETGEPAYLERFQEWCAHAEACFADRERGSWHHELDPENRPAATVWAGKPDIYHAYQATLLPALPPAASFAGALAPRR from the coding sequence GTGGAAAGTCCGTCTCCGGTCCCCGCCTGGGTGCGGGCCGAACCCCTCCGGCTGCTCGGATTCGCCGCGCGCGCGGCGCACCCCGGCGGCGGGTTCGCCTGGCTCGACGACACCGGGCGGCCGGTGCTCGACCGGCCCGTCGAAACCTGGATCACCTGCCGGATGACGCACGTCTTCGCGCTGGCGCAGCTGCAGGGCGCGCCGGCCGAGGCGCAGGTCGCGCACGGCGTCGAGGCGCTGACCGGCGTGCTCCGCGATCCCGACCACGGTGGCTGGTACGCGACGACAACGTTGTCAGAAAAGCGCGCCTACGAGCACGCCTTCGTCGTACTGGCCGCCTCCAGTGCGGCCGCCGCGGGGGCGGCCGGTGCGGAGAAACTGCTGGCCGAGGCCCTGGACGTCGTCGAACGCCGCTTCTGGGAACCGGGGCCGGGGCGGGTCGCCGACGTCTGGGACCGCGGCTGGACGCGGCTGGAGGACTACCGCGGGGCCAACGCGAACATGCACACCGTCGAGGCGTTCCTGGCCGCCGCCGACGTCACCGGCGACCGCGTCTGGGCCGGCCGCGCGCTGTCCATTGTGGACCACCTGGTGCACGGCGAAGCCCGCGCGCACGGCTGGCTGCTGCCCGAGCACTACGACGCGGACTGGCGGGTGCGCCTCGAGTTCAACCGGGCCGAGCCGGCCCACCCGTTCCGCCCGTTCGGGGCGACGATCGGGCACCTCTTCGAGTGGGCGCGCCTCGCCGTGCACCTCAAGCGGGCGCTCGGCGCCGACGCGCCGGACTGGCTGGTCCCGGACGCCGCGGCGCTGTTCGAAACCGCCACCCGGACCGGCTGGGCCGTCGACGGGCACCCCGGCTTCGTCTACACCACCGACTTCGCCGGGACGCCGGTCGTGCGCACCCGGCTGCACTGGGTCGTGGCGGAGGCGATCGCCGCCGCGTGGACGCTGCACCAGGAAACCGGCGAGCCGGCGTACCTCGAGCGGTTCCAGGAGTGGTGCGCCCACGCCGAGGCCTGCTTCGCCGACCGGGAACGCGGGTCGTGGCACCACGAACTCGACCCGGAAAACCGCCCCGCCGCGACCGTGTGGGCGGGCAAGCCGGACATCTACCACGCCTACCAGGCGACGCTGCTGCCCGCACTGCCGCCGGCCGCGTCGTTCGCCGGCGCGCTCGCCCCGCGTCGCTAA
- the mgrA gene encoding L-glyceraldehyde 3-phosphate reductase, with product MSPFAAHADRYSDMPYRRAGRSGLKLPAVSLGLWHNFGDDKPLDVQRAVLRRAFDLGVTHFDLANNYGPPPGAAEANFGRHYAADFRPYRDEILVSSKAGYLMWDGPYGEWGSRKNLLASLDQSLARTGLDHFDVFYSHRPDPETPIEETMGALDTAVRSGKALYAGISNYSPEQTEAAIRVLRELGTPLLLHQPSYSILNRWVEDGLLDTLDEHGVGSIAYSPLSQGLLTDRYLDGVPAGSRAAGASPFLTRARLTEETLGTIRALNDVAKRRGQTLAQLAIAWVLRHGRVTSALIGASSVAQLENTVAATANLEFTDEELAEIDRIAAR from the coding sequence ATGTCGCCTTTCGCCGCCCACGCGGACCGGTACTCGGACATGCCGTACCGGCGGGCCGGGCGCAGCGGGCTGAAGCTGCCCGCCGTGTCGCTCGGCCTGTGGCACAACTTCGGGGACGACAAGCCCCTCGACGTCCAGCGCGCGGTGCTGCGCCGGGCGTTCGACCTCGGCGTGACGCACTTCGACCTGGCCAACAACTACGGCCCGCCGCCCGGCGCGGCCGAGGCGAACTTCGGGCGGCACTACGCGGCCGACTTCCGGCCCTACCGCGACGAGATCCTGGTGTCGTCCAAGGCGGGTTACCTGATGTGGGACGGCCCGTACGGCGAATGGGGCTCCCGCAAGAACCTCCTCGCCAGCCTGGACCAGAGCCTCGCCCGCACCGGCCTGGACCACTTCGACGTCTTCTACTCCCACCGCCCGGACCCGGAGACGCCGATCGAGGAGACCATGGGTGCCCTCGACACCGCGGTCCGGTCCGGCAAGGCGCTCTACGCCGGCATCTCGAACTACTCGCCCGAGCAGACCGAGGCCGCGATCCGGGTGCTCCGCGAGCTGGGCACGCCGCTGCTGCTGCACCAGCCGTCGTACTCGATCCTCAACCGGTGGGTCGAGGACGGCCTCCTCGACACCCTCGACGAGCACGGCGTCGGCTCCATCGCGTACTCGCCGCTCAGTCAGGGCCTGCTGACCGACCGCTACCTCGACGGCGTCCCGGCCGGCTCGCGGGCCGCGGGCGCGAGCCCGTTCCTCACCCGTGCCCGGCTCACCGAGGAGACGCTGGGCACCATCCGCGCGCTGAACGACGTCGCCAAGCGGCGTGGGCAGACGCTGGCCCAGCTCGCCATCGCCTGGGTGCTGCGCCACGGGCGCGTCACGTCCGCGCTGATCGGCGCCAGCAGCGTCGCGCAGCTGGAGAACACCGTCGCGGCCACGGCGAACCTGGAGTTCACCGACGAGGAGCTGGCCGAGATCGACCGGATCGCCGCCCGGTAG
- a CDS encoding cellulose-binding domain-containing protein has protein sequence MPSRFAGALAALCLAAAGTTAVLAAGPAAAAPACSVAYRVNQWQGGYTADLTLTNGATALSSWTLGWTYSGSQAVTSAWNATVRQSGTAVTAQSLPYNATLPAGGSVSFGLQGTGSGPDPTDFALNGVSCGDSAPPPTTTTTTPTTPTTTTSTPPPQGCDSAALCDDFEQQAGGTPGGRWTVGAANCQGTGTVTVDGSVAHSGSRSVKVTGQGGYCNHAFLGTPVTGSGVLYGRFWVRHTTALPTGHVTFLAMRDSTDGRDLRAGGQNRALQWNRESDDATLPAQSPAGVAQSVPLPTGTWSCFEFRLDGAAGQLRTWLGGTEVAGLVVDGVPTADVDQQWLARAWHPAVTDLRLGWESYAGDADTLWFDDVAVGSSRIGC, from the coding sequence ATGCCCAGCAGGTTCGCCGGCGCCCTCGCCGCACTCTGCCTCGCCGCGGCGGGCACCACCGCGGTCCTCGCCGCCGGGCCGGCCGCCGCGGCGCCCGCCTGCTCGGTCGCCTACCGGGTCAACCAGTGGCAGGGCGGCTACACCGCCGACCTCACCCTGACCAACGGCGCGACCGCGCTCTCTTCCTGGACCCTCGGCTGGACCTACTCCGGGAGCCAGGCCGTGACGTCGGCCTGGAACGCCACCGTCCGCCAGTCCGGGACGGCCGTCACCGCGCAAAGCCTGCCCTACAACGCGACCCTGCCCGCCGGCGGTTCGGTGTCGTTCGGCCTGCAGGGCACCGGCAGCGGCCCCGATCCCACGGACTTCGCGCTCAACGGCGTCTCCTGCGGCGACTCCGCTCCCCCTCCGACGACGACCACCACCACACCCACCACGCCCACCACGACGACGTCCACGCCGCCGCCGCAGGGTTGCGACAGTGCCGCCCTTTGCGACGACTTCGAGCAGCAGGCCGGCGGCACCCCGGGCGGCCGCTGGACCGTCGGCGCCGCGAACTGCCAGGGCACCGGCACGGTGACCGTCGACGGCTCGGTGGCGCACTCGGGCAGCCGGTCGGTCAAGGTCACCGGCCAGGGCGGCTACTGCAACCACGCGTTCCTCGGCACGCCCGTGACCGGCTCCGGCGTGCTGTACGGGCGGTTCTGGGTCCGGCACACCACGGCGCTGCCCACCGGGCACGTCACCTTCCTGGCGATGCGCGACAGCACCGACGGCCGGGACCTGCGGGCCGGCGGCCAGAACCGCGCGCTGCAGTGGAACCGCGAGTCCGACGACGCCACCCTGCCCGCGCAGAGCCCGGCCGGCGTCGCCCAGAGCGTCCCGCTGCCGACCGGCACCTGGTCCTGCTTCGAGTTCCGGCTCGACGGCGCGGCCGGGCAGCTCCGGACGTGGCTGGGCGGGACCGAAGTGGCCGGGCTCGTCGTCGACGGCGTCCCGACCGCCGACGTCGACCAGCAGTGGCTCGCCCGGGCCTGGCACCCGGCCGTGACCGACCTGCGCCTCGGCTGGGAGAGCTACGCCGGGGACGCCGACACGCTGTGGTTCGACGACGTCGCCGTCGGCTCCTCGCGGATCGGCTGCTGA
- a CDS encoding AfsA-related hotdog domain-containing protein — MVPGTANEETWARDGHTRRDVVVVADRFARFARGDRVLTVSGLLALLAAGDPGDGPEADGGHWVVHLGQGIDATDHDLLEAAREKSGVTVTFADPEAFRRVRERSVLVHKDRSENVLLAGVHSPSAGHCRAELRIHRDNELILDHHTGEHVQGIVIVEAMRQICIAQFETAIRPGLATAAYAGVWKRIDLSFQDFLFPLPATVESLIEESDLGRETNLKFRATTAVRQQGRTVATAGIEYSMIAQGRIDTLERRKADQATRTYLG, encoded by the coding sequence GTGGTCCCGGGCACCGCGAACGAGGAAACCTGGGCCCGTGACGGCCACACCCGCCGGGACGTGGTGGTGGTCGCCGACCGCTTCGCGCGGTTCGCCCGCGGCGACCGCGTGCTTACCGTGTCCGGCCTGCTGGCCCTGCTCGCCGCGGGCGACCCCGGCGACGGCCCCGAAGCCGACGGCGGCCACTGGGTCGTCCACCTCGGCCAGGGCATCGACGCGACCGACCACGACCTGCTCGAAGCGGCGCGTGAGAAGAGCGGGGTCACCGTGACCTTCGCCGACCCGGAGGCGTTCCGGCGCGTCCGGGAGCGCTCGGTGCTCGTGCACAAGGACCGGTCCGAGAACGTCCTGCTGGCGGGCGTGCACAGCCCGTCGGCCGGGCACTGCCGGGCCGAGCTGCGGATCCACCGCGACAACGAGCTCATCCTCGACCACCACACCGGCGAGCACGTGCAGGGCATCGTGATCGTCGAGGCGATGCGCCAGATCTGCATCGCCCAGTTCGAGACCGCGATCCGGCCCGGCCTGGCGACCGCCGCGTACGCGGGCGTCTGGAAGCGGATCGACCTGTCCTTCCAGGACTTCCTGTTCCCGCTCCCGGCCACCGTCGAGTCGCTCATCGAGGAGTCCGACCTCGGCCGGGAGACCAACCTGAAGTTCCGCGCCACCACGGCGGTGCGCCAGCAGGGGCGCACCGTGGCCACCGCCGGCATCGAGTACTCGATGATCGCGCAGGGGCGCATCGACACGCTGGAACGCCGCAAGGCCGACCAGGCCACGCGCACCTACCTCGGCTGA
- a CDS encoding carboxymuconolactone decarboxylase family protein, with amino-acid sequence MSEEPDRSASFAQGLKLIQQLGGVDRPAVLDLFESIGEAEFGEQCVGFIYGDVYHRPGLELPERQLTTVAALTALGYAGSQLQFHAKAALNVGCTRRQLVEAVIHVSSFAGFPATLNALTALKAAFEGLPADEPSPEPADVPWAGIEDRYERGLAAMKAVDGEAGEKVAVALADIAPDLATYIIEFTFGEVYTRPGLSLRHRELVTIAACVALGTALPQLKVHIHGLLNVGGTEKEAVETVLHLAFYCGFPAALNAIGAAREVFAQR; translated from the coding sequence ATGTCCGAAGAGCCGGACCGTTCGGCGTCCTTCGCCCAGGGACTGAAACTCATCCAGCAGCTCGGCGGGGTGGACCGGCCGGCCGTGCTGGACCTGTTCGAGAGCATCGGCGAGGCCGAGTTCGGCGAGCAGTGCGTCGGGTTCATCTACGGCGACGTCTACCACCGGCCCGGTCTCGAGCTCCCGGAGCGGCAGCTGACGACCGTCGCCGCGCTGACCGCGCTCGGCTACGCCGGCTCGCAGCTGCAGTTCCACGCCAAGGCCGCGCTCAACGTCGGCTGCACCCGCCGTCAGCTGGTCGAGGCGGTCATCCACGTCAGCTCGTTCGCCGGGTTCCCCGCCACGCTCAACGCGCTCACGGCGCTCAAGGCGGCGTTCGAGGGCCTGCCGGCCGACGAGCCGTCGCCCGAGCCCGCCGACGTGCCGTGGGCGGGCATCGAAGACCGCTACGAGCGCGGCCTGGCCGCGATGAAGGCGGTCGACGGCGAAGCGGGCGAGAAGGTCGCGGTCGCGCTGGCCGACATCGCGCCCGACCTGGCCACCTACATCATCGAGTTCACCTTCGGCGAGGTCTACACCCGGCCGGGCCTGAGCCTGCGCCACCGCGAGCTCGTCACGATCGCCGCGTGCGTCGCGCTGGGCACCGCGCTGCCGCAGCTGAAGGTGCACATCCACGGGCTGCTGAACGTCGGCGGCACCGAGAAGGAGGCCGTCGAGACCGTGCTGCACCTGGCGTTCTACTGCGGCTTCCCGGCCGCGCTCAACGCGATCGGCGCCGCGCGGGAAGTGTTCGCCCAGCGATGA
- a CDS encoding HAD family hydrolase, which produces MTFEKLRVVALDCDGVLIDDTYLAMIARFVTDHGGVYDAAAERDVIGLRDIVVAEKVTALCGLDQPAEETLKQLWAARQEYLAEHPIRVAEGARDGLEALSKLPVRLVCYGGRTREHTFDRYLGDFVDLLDPAVPYVSINEHRPGVDHITRTVLGVGFDEIVFVDDVSRVAEDARAHGAGFIGFPSSPAHARQREFMAGHGVRHFAASLAELTPELVEIVDAELATSTHWLR; this is translated from the coding sequence ATGACCTTCGAAAAGCTGCGCGTCGTCGCGCTCGACTGCGACGGCGTGCTCATCGACGACACCTACCTGGCCATGATCGCCCGGTTCGTCACCGACCACGGCGGGGTCTACGACGCCGCGGCCGAGCGGGACGTGATCGGGCTGCGCGACATCGTCGTCGCCGAGAAGGTCACCGCGCTCTGCGGCCTCGACCAGCCGGCCGAGGAAACGCTCAAGCAGCTGTGGGCGGCGCGGCAGGAGTACCTGGCCGAGCACCCGATCCGCGTCGCCGAAGGAGCGCGGGACGGCCTGGAAGCGCTCTCAAAACTCCCCGTGCGGCTGGTCTGCTACGGCGGCCGGACCCGCGAGCACACCTTCGACCGGTACCTCGGCGACTTCGTCGACCTGCTCGACCCCGCCGTGCCGTACGTGAGCATCAACGAGCACCGCCCCGGCGTCGACCACATCACCCGGACCGTCCTCGGGGTGGGCTTCGACGAGATCGTGTTCGTCGACGACGTCAGCCGCGTGGCCGAGGACGCCCGCGCGCACGGCGCCGGGTTCATCGGGTTCCCGTCGAGTCCCGCGCACGCGCGGCAGCGGGAGTTCATGGCGGGCCACGGGGTCCGGCACTTCGCGGCGTCACTCGCCGAATTGACGCCCGAACTCGTGGAGATCGTCGACGCGGAGCTCGCGACTTCGACACACTGGCTTCGTTGA
- a CDS encoding zinc-dependent alcohol dehydrogenase family protein, translated as MKYFSLPRPGAGLVLGERDVPEPGPGQVLVRLRGWAVNARDLMIVKGFYPKPVKPDVVPLSDGAGEVVAVGDGVRAWTTGDRVAATYFPDWLSGPGTPEKTADDLAGTLDGVLAEYAVFAEDALVGVPAHLDYAEAATLPSAGVTAWRAVVEEGGLVPGQTVLTLGSGGLSTFALQFAALGGAHVVSTSSSDEKLERLRELGAARTLNHATTPEWGAAVAELTGGGVDHVVDVGGGGTIGQSMIAARYGGHVSVAGVLTHEGGADPILVLVKQLTLRGLTNASRETFQAMNRAIEHTGLRPVIDRRYAFDEVEEALKHLESGSHVGKVVLESA; from the coding sequence GTGAAGTACTTTTCCCTGCCCCGTCCCGGCGCCGGGCTCGTCCTGGGCGAGCGCGACGTGCCCGAGCCCGGCCCCGGGCAGGTCCTGGTCCGGCTGCGCGGGTGGGCGGTCAACGCCCGCGACCTGATGATCGTCAAGGGGTTCTACCCGAAGCCGGTGAAGCCGGACGTCGTGCCGCTGTCCGACGGCGCGGGCGAGGTCGTCGCGGTCGGCGACGGCGTGCGCGCCTGGACCACCGGCGACCGCGTGGCCGCGACCTACTTCCCGGACTGGCTGTCCGGGCCCGGCACACCCGAGAAGACCGCCGACGACCTGGCGGGCACGCTCGACGGTGTGCTCGCCGAGTACGCCGTCTTCGCCGAGGACGCGCTCGTCGGCGTCCCGGCGCACCTCGACTACGCCGAAGCCGCGACGCTGCCCAGCGCCGGCGTCACGGCGTGGCGCGCGGTCGTCGAAGAAGGCGGGCTCGTGCCCGGCCAGACCGTGCTCACCCTGGGCAGCGGCGGCCTGTCGACGTTCGCGCTGCAGTTCGCCGCGCTCGGCGGCGCGCACGTCGTGTCGACGTCCAGCTCGGACGAGAAGCTCGAGCGGCTGCGCGAGCTGGGTGCCGCCCGGACGCTCAACCACGCGACGACGCCGGAGTGGGGCGCCGCGGTGGCCGAGCTGACCGGCGGCGGCGTCGACCACGTCGTCGACGTGGGCGGCGGCGGCACGATCGGCCAGTCGATGATCGCCGCCCGCTACGGCGGGCACGTCAGCGTCGCCGGCGTCCTGACCCACGAGGGCGGGGCCGACCCGATCCTCGTGCTGGTCAAGCAGCTGACCCTGCGCGGCCTCACCAACGCTTCCCGCGAGACGTTCCAGGCGATGAACCGGGCGATCGAGCACACCGGGCTCCGGCCCGTGATCGACCGCCGGTACGCCTTCGACGAGGTCGAAGAGGCGCTCAAGCACCTCGAGTCCGGCAGCCACGTCGGGAAGGTCGTGCTCGAAAGCGCCTGA